One genomic region from Cardinium endosymbiont of Dermatophagoides farinae encodes:
- a CDS encoding thymidylate synthase — protein sequence MKPYLTLLEHILAEGMDKKDRTGTGTKSLFGYQMRFNLAEGFPLLTTKKMHLRSIIHELLWFLSGDTNVAYLHKHGVTIWDEWATKAGELGPIYGHQWRSWPTVTGANIDQISSVVKEIKENPHSRRLLVSAWNVGEIPKMALPPCHAFFQFYVANGKLSCQLYQRSADVFLGVPFNIASYALLTMMVAQVCGLTAGTLIHTLGDAHLYHNHLAQASLQLKRTPYPLPTMQLRAQVKDLFEFVYEDFTLLHYMHHPAIKAAISV from the coding sequence ATGAAACCATATTTAACATTACTAGAACATATTTTAGCGGAGGGGATGGATAAAAAAGATAGGACGGGCACGGGCACAAAGAGTCTGTTTGGCTACCAGATGCGGTTTAACTTAGCGGAAGGGTTTCCATTGCTTACGACTAAAAAAATGCACCTGCGTTCTATTATTCATGAATTGCTTTGGTTTTTAAGCGGGGATACAAATGTAGCTTATTTACATAAACATGGGGTTACGATATGGGATGAATGGGCCACTAAAGCGGGCGAACTAGGCCCTATTTATGGCCATCAGTGGAGAAGCTGGCCTACGGTAACAGGTGCAAACATTGATCAAATTAGTTCGGTTGTCAAGGAGATCAAAGAGAATCCTCACTCGCGTAGGCTACTGGTAAGTGCATGGAATGTGGGTGAAATCCCTAAAATGGCTTTGCCACCTTGTCATGCTTTTTTTCAATTTTATGTAGCAAATGGCAAACTATCTTGCCAACTCTACCAACGTAGTGCGGATGTTTTCTTAGGGGTTCCTTTTAATATTGCCTCGTATGCACTGTTAACCATGATGGTAGCACAAGTGTGTGGGCTAACAGCTGGTACACTGATTCATACCCTGGGCGATGCGCACCTATACCATAACCACCTAGCACAAGCCAGCTTGCAACTCAAACGGACTCCCTATCCATTGCCGACTATGCAACTCCGAGCACAGGTAAAGGATTTATTTGAATTTGTATATGAGGATTTTACATTGCTCCATTATATGCATCATCCAGCTATTAAAGCAGCTATCTCTGTATAA
- a CDS encoding TatD family hydrolase has protein sequence MPNIEEETIERMMDVAALSPYCLPMMGIHPCHIRKDFTKQLYVVEEWLDKGGFIAVGEVGIDLYHDTTLLEAQQEAFRIQLALAKRYHLPLSIHCRNAFKEVIQLLEQEQDGSLSGVIHCFTGNLQEAEKCIALGFSLGIGGIITLPKSGLAATISAIDLKHLVLETDSPYLTPAPYRGKPNEPSYLCYTAATLAAVKATTVAEVACITTQNAEAIFEKKK, from the coding sequence ATGCCCAATATAGAGGAAGAGACAATCGAAAGGATGATGGATGTGGCAGCGCTATCTCCCTACTGCTTGCCTATGATGGGGATCCATCCTTGTCATATCAGAAAAGATTTTACCAAACAGTTATATGTGGTAGAAGAATGGCTGGATAAAGGTGGGTTTATAGCTGTTGGGGAAGTTGGTATAGACCTATACCATGATACTACTTTGCTTGAAGCACAACAGGAAGCATTTCGCATTCAACTTGCTTTAGCCAAACGCTACCACTTGCCGCTATCTATTCACTGCAGAAATGCTTTTAAAGAGGTTATCCAATTATTGGAGCAAGAACAGGATGGCAGCCTAAGCGGGGTGATTCACTGCTTTACAGGCAACTTGCAAGAAGCAGAAAAATGTATAGCGCTGGGTTTTTCGCTAGGGATTGGTGGGATTATTACCCTGCCGAAAAGTGGATTGGCTGCAACCATATCGGCTATAGATCTCAAACATTTGGTCTTAGAAACAGATAGCCCTTACCTAACACCGGCACCTTATCGAGGGAAACCCAATGAGCCAAGCTACCTATGTTACACAGCAGCAACCCTTGCAGCAGTAAAAGCAACAACGGTAGCAGAGGTGGCATGCATCACCACGCAAAATGCTGAAGCGATTTTTGAGAAAAAGAAATAG
- a CDS encoding methylated-DNA--[protein]-cysteine S-methyltransferase — protein sequence METTKEMLYYSYTKTPIGTILLTAHYNQLTGLYLEGQKYFPVIPNQWQYHTDKMVFKETKLQLDDYFILKRTAFTIDYKLIGTDFQINIWKSLLKIPYGEVCTYKAFAALTAYPNAIRAVASAIGRNPLSILLPCHRVISSDGSLGGYAGGIAVKKELLALEDSITSA from the coding sequence ATGGAAACAACAAAGGAAATGCTTTACTACAGCTATACCAAAACACCAATTGGTACAATTTTGTTAACAGCCCACTACAACCAATTAACTGGTCTATACTTGGAAGGGCAAAAATATTTTCCTGTTATACCAAATCAGTGGCAATACCATACAGATAAAATGGTCTTTAAGGAGACCAAGCTACAATTGGATGACTATTTTATTTTAAAAAGAACTGCATTTACAATAGATTATAAATTAATTGGAACTGACTTTCAAATCAATATATGGAAATCCTTACTAAAAATTCCCTATGGGGAGGTGTGCACCTACAAAGCATTTGCTGCTTTAACGGCTTATCCAAATGCAATCAGAGCAGTGGCTTCCGCTATTGGTAGAAATCCTTTGTCTATTCTGCTGCCTTGCCATAGAGTGATTAGCAGTGATGGGTCGCTGGGAGGATATGCTGGAGGAATAGCTGTTAAAAAAGAGTTGCTGGCATTAGAGGATAGCATAACGTCAGCTTAA
- a CDS encoding N-acetylmuramoyl-L-alanine amidase, giving the protein MNINPNLRLTFTGLLLILSSCNGLRNGMYGAESSSNSINDPIVMDYSHPSPNYNERSSSIPLKIIVAHYTVGDLQSSLNTLTDPSPVGHGRVSAHYLVPKAAIDNQRKVFGLVPEDKRAWHAGVGQWGIYGDVNDVSVGIEIVNSGYKELENRRAWDPFPDYQIDTLISLMQPVIETVLSLLM; this is encoded by the coding sequence ATGAACATTAATCCAAATTTAAGACTTACGTTTACAGGCCTTTTGCTAATTCTTTCATCATGTAATGGATTGCGTAATGGAATGTATGGTGCAGAGTCTTCTAGTAACTCAATTAATGATCCAATAGTAATGGATTATAGCCATCCTTCTCCAAACTATAATGAACGCTCATCAAGTATACCTCTTAAGATTATAGTGGCGCACTATACTGTAGGTGATTTGCAAAGCTCTTTAAACACCTTAACAGATCCATCTCCAGTTGGACATGGACGTGTTAGTGCCCATTATTTAGTTCCAAAAGCAGCTATAGATAACCAGAGGAAGGTCTTTGGCTTGGTGCCTGAGGATAAGCGGGCTTGGCATGCAGGCGTTGGTCAGTGGGGCATTTATGGTGATGTAAATGATGTTTCGGTAGGAATAGAAATAGTAAATTCAGGTTATAAGGAGCTAGAGAATAGGCGTGCTTGGGACCCTTTCCCTGATTATCAAATCGATACACTTATATCATTAATGCAGCCGGTTATAGAAACGGTGTTAAGCCTACTAATGTAA
- a CDS encoding S1C family serine protease → MLHTPMLLAGEPFSERVIEHAKKSVVTINVNASFSAYKQRSKWSGTGCVVDKQNGYILTNQHIIGAAVVGSYKITFFNGIQQEAHLIYYDPWLDYGFLQVVPALIPKEVTETTFSRHNPVMDQPIFIVGNNEGHSFSLHTGVVADLYEIKDSMPQQSINLSLNTKGGSSGSPIFNKNGQAVGLNYGGNHTFGFAIHPEYIRYALSAIRQGKVPIRKQVGVITKSTPIKDVVRYDGLPASVQQQYIKTFSNGATSVIEVDYLLPDSPAFGLLFPGDVIWAINGSQIGPNLVAFDMAMNQSTKDHVVLTILRMGQWHDIKVGLYDLELHKIKKMVHFGGAIFFEMDDYTAKISGIPAKSLTFVKVDTNHIFNNVAPYRIKNDFRLKVLSFNKKPIADLETFVSMVPSLIAKKYFTIEYTDFSPFHAFCAALHLGPRPSRAYVEYGTHLPQPRSFIWEETHHRWVSSPIGIK, encoded by the coding sequence TTGCTCCATACACCTATGCTTTTGGCTGGGGAACCCTTCTCTGAAAGGGTAATTGAGCATGCTAAAAAATCAGTAGTAACGATTAATGTAAATGCTTCTTTTTCAGCTTATAAGCAGCGTAGCAAATGGAGTGGAACGGGTTGTGTGGTAGATAAGCAAAATGGATATATCTTAACCAATCAACATATAATAGGGGCTGCCGTAGTGGGTAGCTATAAGATAACCTTTTTTAATGGCATCCAGCAAGAGGCCCATTTGATCTATTATGATCCATGGTTGGACTATGGATTTTTGCAAGTTGTCCCTGCACTGATTCCAAAAGAGGTTACGGAAACGACTTTTAGTCGTCATAATCCAGTTATGGATCAGCCTATTTTTATTGTTGGTAATAATGAGGGGCACAGCTTTTCTTTACATACAGGTGTTGTAGCAGATTTGTATGAGATTAAAGATTCCATGCCTCAGCAATCGATTAATCTCAGTTTAAATACCAAGGGTGGATCCAGTGGTTCGCCTATTTTTAACAAAAATGGACAAGCGGTAGGACTTAATTATGGTGGAAATCACACATTTGGGTTTGCCATCCATCCTGAATATATTCGGTATGCTTTATCAGCGATTCGGCAGGGTAAGGTTCCAATCAGGAAACAGGTCGGGGTGATTACCAAATCTACTCCTATTAAGGATGTAGTCCGCTATGATGGGTTGCCGGCATCCGTCCAGCAGCAATACATCAAGACTTTTTCTAATGGCGCTACCTCTGTTATTGAAGTAGACTATCTGCTCCCTGATAGTCCTGCTTTTGGTTTACTCTTTCCTGGAGATGTGATTTGGGCCATTAATGGCAGCCAAATAGGTCCTAACTTAGTTGCTTTTGATATGGCGATGAATCAATCTACTAAAGATCATGTCGTATTAACCATTCTTAGAATGGGGCAATGGCATGATATCAAGGTAGGGCTTTATGATCTTGAGCTTCATAAAATCAAAAAAATGGTTCATTTTGGAGGCGCTATCTTTTTTGAAATGGATGATTATACTGCTAAAATAAGTGGCATACCTGCTAAAAGCTTGACCTTTGTTAAAGTGGATACAAATCACATTTTTAATAATGTTGCTCCGTATAGGATTAAAAATGATTTTAGGCTTAAAGTGTTATCCTTTAATAAAAAACCGATTGCTGATCTTGAAACATTCGTCTCAATGGTGCCATCATTAATCGCTAAAAAATATTTTACTATAGAATATACTGATTTTTCCCCTTTTCATGCATTTTGTGCTGCGTTACATTTAGGTCCTAGGCCATCGAGAGCCTATGTAGAATATGGCACCCACCTTCCTCAGCCTAGATCATTTATTTGGGAGGAGACACACCACCGATGGGTCAGTTCACCTATTGGTATAAAGTGA
- a CDS encoding metallophosphoesterase family protein, with amino-acid sequence MKIGLLSDTHGWLDPKVFDHFAQCDEVWHAGDIGDPELLAELDRFKGFRAVYGNIDDRIVRQKYPEFQSFQCEQLHIWLMHITGYPPLYTLQIRTKLSQTQPDVLVGGHSHILRVMYDVKRPPLLYLNPGAAGRHGAHYMRTLLRFEINDKKIHHIEVIELGRRAILID; translated from the coding sequence ATGAAAATTGGTTTACTTTCAGATACGCATGGATGGTTGGATCCTAAGGTTTTTGACCATTTTGCACAATGTGATGAGGTATGGCATGCAGGAGACATTGGTGACCCTGAATTGCTCGCCGAATTGGATCGTTTTAAGGGGTTTAGAGCGGTATATGGGAATATTGATGACCGCATAGTAAGGCAAAAATACCCTGAATTTCAGTCATTCCAATGTGAACAGCTTCATATATGGCTGATGCATATAACGGGTTATCCGCCTTTATATACGCTACAAATACGTACCAAATTGAGTCAAACACAGCCTGATGTTTTGGTTGGCGGCCACTCACATATTTTACGGGTAATGTATGACGTCAAGCGTCCTCCACTGCTGTATCTTAACCCTGGTGCTGCTGGACGCCATGGTGCCCATTACATGCGTACGCTATTGCGTTTTGAAATAAACGATAAAAAGATTCACCATATAGAGGTGATAGAGTTGGGGAGGAGGGCAATATTAATAGACTAA